Proteins from one Halovivax limisalsi genomic window:
- a CDS encoding AAA family ATPase, with product MDAPLWTEAYAPTLDELPQADAREMLGESVDEPLNLILQGPPGSGKTAAARALARAGHDRPDSDLIEINVADFFGRTKTEIKNDPRFEGFLVGRSDMSKRDMINHVLKESASYAPVAGEHKTLLLDNAEAVREDFQQALRRIMEQHHRTTRFLITTRQPTKLIPPIRSRCFPVTMRAPTSEEIVSVLEPIVRAEGVEYDEDGLEFVAGYAGGNLREAILAAQTTAVDAGEITMSAAYEVLGEVGLDEEISGMLDDAEAGEFTDARKTLDDLLVDEGLDGMEVLDAILERGRKRYQGERLAELHRLAADIEFDMQAGTSDRIHVSHLLAELGREA from the coding sequence ATGGACGCGCCGCTGTGGACGGAGGCCTACGCCCCGACCCTCGACGAGTTGCCGCAGGCCGACGCCCGCGAGATGCTCGGCGAGTCGGTCGACGAACCGCTGAACCTGATCCTCCAGGGGCCGCCGGGGAGCGGCAAGACCGCAGCCGCCCGGGCGCTCGCCAGGGCGGGACACGACCGTCCCGATTCGGACCTGATCGAGATCAACGTCGCCGACTTCTTCGGGCGCACGAAGACGGAGATCAAGAACGATCCGCGCTTCGAGGGCTTCCTCGTCGGCCGCTCGGACATGTCCAAGCGGGACATGATCAACCACGTCCTCAAGGAGTCGGCGAGCTACGCGCCCGTCGCGGGCGAGCACAAGACGCTCCTGCTCGACAACGCCGAGGCCGTCCGCGAGGACTTCCAGCAGGCGCTGCGGCGGATCATGGAGCAACACCACCGGACGACGCGCTTTCTCATCACCACCCGGCAGCCGACGAAGCTGATCCCGCCGATCCGCTCGCGGTGTTTCCCCGTGACGATGCGCGCGCCGACCAGCGAGGAGATCGTCTCGGTGCTCGAACCCATCGTCCGGGCGGAGGGCGTCGAGTACGACGAGGACGGGCTGGAGTTCGTCGCCGGCTACGCCGGCGGCAACCTCCGGGAGGCGATCCTGGCCGCCCAGACGACCGCCGTCGACGCCGGCGAAATCACGATGAGCGCCGCCTACGAGGTCCTCGGCGAGGTCGGCCTCGACGAGGAAATCTCGGGGATGCTCGACGACGCCGAGGCGGGCGAGTTCACCGACGCCAGGAAGACCCTCGACGACCTGCTCGTCGACGAAGGGCTCGACGGCATGGAGGTGCTCGACGCGATCCTCGAACGGGGGCGCAAGCGCTACCAGGGCGAGCGCCTGGCCGAACTCCACCGCCTCGCCGCCGACATCGAGTTCGACATGCAGGCCGGGACGAGCGACCGGATCCACGTCTCGCACCTGCTGGCGGAACTCGGCCGGGAGGCGTAG
- a CDS encoding acyl-CoA thioesterase, protein MPTLLETRIRNRFWVEPHHANSLGTLHGGNLMMWLDEVGTMSATRFAGEPCVTASVTELDFERPLHVGDTALVESYVYDAGETSAEVALRAWRENPRTAETERTTASSFTFVAIDESGGTVTVPELRVETDEGEALRERARSR, encoded by the coding sequence ATGCCGACGCTCCTCGAGACGCGCATACGGAACCGGTTCTGGGTCGAACCCCACCACGCCAACAGCCTCGGGACGCTCCACGGCGGCAACCTGATGATGTGGCTCGACGAGGTGGGGACGATGTCGGCGACGCGCTTCGCCGGCGAGCCCTGCGTCACTGCCAGCGTGACCGAACTCGACTTCGAGCGGCCGCTGCACGTCGGCGACACGGCGCTGGTCGAGTCCTACGTCTACGACGCCGGCGAGACGAGCGCCGAGGTGGCGCTCCGGGCCTGGCGCGAGAATCCCCGGACGGCCGAGACCGAACGGACGACGGCCTCCTCGTTCACGTTCGTCGCGATCGACGAGTCGGGCGGCACCGTCACCGTCCCCGAACTCCGCGTCGAAACCGACGAGGGTGAAGCCCTCCGCGAGCGCGCCCGTTCGCGATAG
- a CDS encoding acyltransferase, producing MTAEVDESARIVDSGVGYSEIREFVTVHDSEIGDGCRIYERASLKKCHLADDIDVNAGTYVENAEIGEAVQIGPNCSVVGVTHDLGARGMEFRNDVFERIILHEGVFVGAGAVVGPGVEIGAGTVVAAGATVTDEIGAGKIVVGSPPSQRIVDLREWMTRS from the coding sequence ATGACAGCTGAGGTGGACGAATCGGCGAGGATAGTCGATTCCGGCGTCGGGTACTCGGAAATCCGGGAGTTCGTCACCGTCCACGATTCGGAGATCGGTGACGGTTGTCGCATCTACGAACGGGCATCCCTCAAGAAGTGCCATCTGGCGGACGATATCGACGTCAACGCGGGAACGTACGTCGAGAACGCCGAGATCGGGGAGGCAGTCCAGATCGGCCCCAATTGCAGCGTCGTCGGGGTCACGCACGATCTGGGAGCGCGAGGAATGGAGTTCAGAAACGACGTCTTCGAGCGGATCATCCTCCACGAGGGGGTCTTCGTCGGCGCCGGTGCCGTGGTCGGCCCCGGCGTCGAAATCGGTGCCGGGACCGTCGTGGCGGCGGGCGCGACGGTCACTGACGAAATCGGGGCTGGAAAGATCGTCGTCGGATCGCCCCCGTCCCAGCGGATCGTCGATCTCCGCGAGTGGATGACGAGATCCTGA